DNA from Hippoglossus hippoglossus isolate fHipHip1 chromosome 1, fHipHip1.pri, whole genome shotgun sequence:
gttcttatctcactgatgttggTTCAAGTTTtcctgatcagtttggtttgaattagttatttgatataaaaacgAGACGTCCAcgatatttgggcttcatttgtggacagaggcaggaagtgaagctgcgtcgttaatctttatttacagtcgatcGTCTGAACCAAAATCCACGACAACCTACTTATGTAATCTATATAATCAAATCTatgtaaaatgcatcactgaTTTTCgtgatgttctgttttttcttattaaagcTTTGCTCAGAATCCACtctggtctctgtgtgtgtgtgtgtgtgttgaatattGTCTTTATAATCTGTTTAAGATTTTTATTATGTAGGCCAACCAGTGCAACCTGTTATTaactacatacatacataatatGTAATTGTAATATAAtccaatataaaaacacatgagttttggtttgttttcttcttagtTTTTTCCACTGACTGGAACTGTCTCTTATTTGTTTATTCGTCTGACCCTCGGTCGTCTGTGATATTACAACATTTCCGAGAACGTGTTTGTTGTCACTCGACTACAAAATATAGATGAACACGACAAGAAGTTCTTATAATGACTTTATACGATCATATGTATGATAATAATATGCACTCTGCAATGTAATAAACACGGAGGAGGATATTCCGTCTGTGCACCACGATGACGATAAAGCAGATTAAGTTGAATGTGATCTAaggtcacttggactcaaacagAAATATTGAACAATGTTTAACGAGATCGGTTCAAGGTTCAAGGTTTCCCACAATGCTTCAGTCCAACGCCGTGCGTATACATATCAGAAATTCAGATTCAGACTTCGGAACGAGCAACAGATGctaacagtttttcttttatctctacacaaatattgaaaatgaaatgaaatgcaaacatttttttttttttattccataatTATTTACTGAATTCTAAAATGTACTGATTaactatattatatatgtaaatCCCTTGTTCAGGTGAATCTTTTACTCATCGATTAATATTCCATTTATGGattgattttaattatattctctctctctctctctctctgatctttTCTGAAATCTTCTTCTACCCAAGGCCCTTCAGGTGTGATGAAATAATCTCCTCTCTGATCTTTTGTGGAAGCTCCTTTGTGTTTCCCATGATTGCAACTCACCTTGAATACcttcatgggggggggggggggggggggggggggggggtatatatACATCACAGCTGAAGCCAATGAAGGATCATTGTAGAGTTCCCAAAGGCTTCATTATGTTTCAACTCCACTTGTGGCCAtaaaaactgctttaaaaacaatattatatcggggttgaataattgtgacattattcaacattttctgtGTTGACTTTCTGTATCACTCAACTCATAAAGAAGTCACCCGAAGCAGAATCTTGCTCTTTGAAAAAACTTTAATTGATAAATCCTTAAAATCTTTGGGGGGGTTGAATATTTCTGACTGCAACTGTAcatacatcctactctcacGGCTGTAAAAAGTTAGCCTCCTGTATACAAATGAACTTGGTATTAACatgaacatggcttcagtgtaacaagtaatcaacatgctaggtaatgacaaagacgttcaacaacaacacaaagtcaCAGGTTTACTtttctggcagacaatgttcccaACGAGCTGCATCCAGGGTCCAGCTGAGTTTTCAACTTCCTTTAACTTCCCTGTTATTGGCTaacttttgcaaaaaaaagtgtaaaaatttCCAAAATTCCTGAGCTTAACTTCCCGTGGAAAGTTTCCAGAAAGTTTTTGGAAAtgttccgcccctttgcaacaCTAATCAGGATCGatacaggttctaaaacatcacacaacctgatttctacattgattcagaaaacaacagcaacatcagttctttcaaacacattcatgtcagtgtaattatagatttctgtctttacaaagtgagaactgaatatgtgtgataaaggaaggtcagtgtttgattgacagctgatctctgtgcggagcagaaacgtcaccacgacgaactttgatcaacaaacatggagacagaagaagttcaagatttaaacacagaatctaaatcactgcttttaatgactcgagtctatttgagtttacagaactcagctgtggatccAGGATAATAAACcctaactccagcatagagaggctgagtgaatgtggtctggactctgtggaggagagtcatggtgtcagagacgctgtagaaggacagaacacctgcactgtgatccaggtacactcctactctggaggacacaggacctgacactggagtcttGATGCTGTTGTAATTAAAGCTATAACTGTTTCCATCACAatataatgaccaagatttatcatttaatcCAAATCCACATTCAAGTGagcctcctgctctgctgatattcttgtatgtgactgctaaACTaactcctcctctcacccccacctccacctccacctccacctccacctcccagtaacaacatccagtcagactctctctactcaggacctgaggctgataagtgaatctgtctgggtgatcagAATAAGACTGATCTTCTCTCGTacatgttacttttctgtttctctcagataataacagatgtttgtttactgtgtttggatccagtgtgatttcctgtgaatatcttaagaagtcagctctggtctctggctctggNNNNNNNNNNNNNNNNNNNNNNNNNNNNNNNNNNNNNNNNNNNNNNNNNNNNNNNNNNNNNNNNNNNNNNNNNNNNNNNNNNNNNNNNNNNNNNNNNNNNCCGTTCGTGCATGTTAATGatgtaaagaggaaggaagccAAGGTCTTAACTGATCTATGATTTCTATCTGTCATCGTGACTGGCTGACAAACATCGTTTCTCAAGGGTGGAATCTAGCTGCTGATGTGGCTGCACCACAGAGACGTGTGAAGCAACGATGGGTTTGAGAGAAGCAGCGAGTTGCTTTGTCATCTTCCTTCTTTCTGTGTCAGGTACATCTACATTTACaggaaagcactttgtgttatatcgtgtttgtatgaaaagtgtttgaataATTGTTCCAGTCTTTCTCgtggttccagcttcttaatgtttggggttttcctgcatttcttttaaattactttGAGTAATTGTGAAGTTTGGATCATTGATTGGACAAAACAGTTATTGTGAAGGTGTCACTTTAGTCTCTGCTCTGCGTAGAGGTGATGTTATTCTGAGTTTCTAGATATTGTTATGCCTCAGTGCCGGTGACACCCAGTGACCTCAGGCATCTTGTTTTCAGGTCGTCTCGTTGTCTgattcttgtgaacgcaatatctcaagatccctttgagggagtttcttcaaatttggtacaaatgttcatcacttggactcaaagatgaactgatgagcttttggtggttgaaggtcaaggtcacactggcctcacaaaacatgtttttggcctctcgATCatgatagggttagggttaggggttgaCTCTCTCCAGCTAGTATTTTACTGTACGACCAGATTTCAGCTgcggcacacacacaaccagcagaGCCGCACCATGACGTCCACTACGCCAGCATCTGCTTCTCGCAGAACCGGGCAGATGCCATCTACTCCAACATAGGTCGAGTTCAACCCCAGAGAAATACTGAGGAAGACAATATTGGACAGCTTCAACCTGACAGCAGAGGGATTGATTACCTTTTCAATGACAAATGGTCATAAGAAACGAGGGTCTAACTTCTTGGATACTGACTTCAAGGGAATGTCTTTAGAGGAAAGCCAGATAGACTGACATCTGTCAGCGAGCCGTTTGTTGGATTccacagagggaaggagagctGAGTGTCATTCCAGACCTTCCTACAGCAACGACGGTGATGCTGAACAGAGGGTACAGCCAAATCGCTCTCctgggagggaaacagaggTGGTTGATAACCCAGAGAAGCCTCAAAAGGGGACATGCCTGTGGCTGCGTTGGTTGAGGAATTATGGGCATATTCAATCCAGGTCAGATGAGAACTCCAGGTTGAATGGTTACACAGAGGAAGAAGTTAGTTTACTGAGGGGAGCTGCCACTTGACTGAAACCCTCGATGAATCTGCGATGGAAGTTTGCAAAACCAAGAAAACTCTGCAATTTCTTGCGAGTAGTGGGTGTGGGCCACTCAGATACCGCTTTGATCTTTTCTGGGTCCGTCTTCACCTGCCCAGCCTCGATGATGTACCCCAGTGAACTCACAGAGCTGGTGTGAAACTCGCACTTCTCTGCTTTGACAAAAAGCTTGATTTCTAGTAGTCTCTGGAGAACTAGCCGGACATGGGACACATGCTCACTGAGGTCTTTGGAGAAAATGAGGATGTCatctaaataaacaaaaacaaaacggtTCAGGAAGTCACTAAGGACATCATTCACCAGTCCCTGAAAAACAGCTGGAGCATTGGTCAACCCAAAAGGCATAACTAGATATTCAAAATGCCCAAGGGGTGTGTTAAAAGCCGTCTTCCATTCATCCCCATCCCGAATCTGCACAAGATGGCAGGCATTGCGGAGGTCCAGTTTGGAGAAGACAGAAGCTCCCTGAAGAGGTTCAAAAGCAGAGCTGATTAGTGGAAGGGGGGATTTGTACTTGATAGTGATGTTATTCAGGCCACGGAAGTCAATGCAAGGGCGGAGAGTCTTATCCTTCTTCTCGactaacaaaaaaacagcaccAAGAGGGGAAGAGGTTTGGCGGATTATTCCAGCAGCTAAGGACTCTTTAATATAATTTTCCATGGCCTCTCATTCAGGGCGCTAGAGATTATATAAACGGCTAGCAGGCAGAGTGGAACCAAGGAGCAGGTCAATAGCACAATCATAAGGTCTATGGGGGGTAGAGAAAGTGCTTGGTCTTTGCTAAATACCTCACCTAAATCTTGGTACTCCTTAGGAATGGCTGACAAGTCTGGGGGCTTAGGCTGAGGGCAACCTGATGCGTCGGCTCCCTCTGCTGGGGACAAAGCTGACTGCAGGCACGTAGAGTGACAAAAACTGCTCCAACCTACGATTCTCCCCGCTGACCAATCTATGT
Protein-coding regions in this window:
- the LOC117767402 gene encoding tripartite motif-containing protein 16-like protein is translated as PEPETRADFLRYSQEITLDPNTVNKHLLLSERNRKVTCTREDQSYSDHPDRFTYQPQVLSRESLTGCCYWEVEVEVEVEVGVRGGVSLAVTYKNISRAGGSLECGFGLNDKSWSLYCDGNSYSFNYNSIKTPVSGPVSSRVGVYLDHSAGVLSFYSVSDTMTLLHRVQTTFTQPLYAGVRVYYPGSTAEFCKLK